A window of the Kineococcus mangrovi genome harbors these coding sequences:
- a CDS encoding GNAT family N-acetyltransferase, with product MTSPTPRATLRTATPEDGAAIAGLVRELAEYEREPDAAQATAEDFTRALQPGTGIGCVVAEVEVDGRPEVVGMALWYTTFSTWLGRQGMWLEDLYVRPEHRRGGIGSAFFAELGRICTQRGFGRLEFWVLDWNSPAHAFYQALGARPEDDWTVWRLDGERLTTLGGDAPIVT from the coding sequence GTGACCTCCCCGACGCCCCGCGCGACCCTGCGCACCGCGACCCCCGAGGACGGGGCCGCCATCGCGGGGCTGGTCCGCGAGCTGGCCGAGTACGAACGCGAGCCGGACGCCGCGCAGGCGACGGCCGAGGACTTCACCCGGGCCCTGCAGCCGGGCACCGGCATCGGGTGCGTCGTGGCGGAGGTCGAGGTGGACGGTCGGCCCGAGGTGGTCGGCATGGCGCTGTGGTACACGACGTTCTCCACCTGGCTGGGCCGGCAAGGCATGTGGTTGGAGGACCTGTACGTGCGGCCCGAGCACCGCCGAGGCGGCATCGGGTCGGCGTTCTTCGCCGAGCTGGGGCGGATCTGCACCCAGCGGGGCTTCGGGCGGCTGGAGTTCTGGGTGCTGGACTGGAACAGTCCGGCGCACGCCTTCTACCAGGCCCTGGGCGCCCGTCCGGAGGACGACTGGACCGTCTGGCGCCTGGACGGCGAGCGGTTGACGACCCTCGGCGGTGATGCCCCGATCGTGACGTGA